A region from the Symphalangus syndactylus isolate Jambi chromosome 2, NHGRI_mSymSyn1-v2.1_pri, whole genome shotgun sequence genome encodes:
- the LOC129466317 gene encoding uncharacterized protein: MVLLPLSLLTAQRLPTSSGSNNNTGSSNFQPKEQFLPRKCALGAETTSGAEFQRFSRGCLSRGHSSCLRRGPYGEHLRSHQQLAPTCQPSGKKTLQPQSSLQMAVALADVSTATS; the protein is encoded by the exons ATGGTTCTTCttcccctcagcctcctcacAGCCCAGCGCCTCCCCACCAG CTCTGGTTCCAACAATAACACTGGCTCCTCAAACTTCCAACCCAAGGAACAGTTTCTGCCAAGAAAATGTGCCTTAGGAGCTGAGACTACCAGTGGAGCAGAATTCCAGCGGTTCTCCAG GGGCTGCCTGTCACGAGGGCACTCAAGCTGCCTGCGGAGAGGCCCATACGGGGAGCATCTCAGGTCCCATCAACAGCTGGCACCAACTTGCCAACCATCTGGGAAGAAgaccctccagccccagtcaagcttGCAAATGGCTGTGGCTCTGGCTGATGTCTCAACTGCAACCTCTTGA